The DNA window GCCCATGTTCACGGGAAGTATTGTAGCGCTTGTCACGCCGATGGATGAAAACGGTAATGTCTGCCGGACAAGCCTGAAAAAACTGATTGATTACCATGTCGCCAACGGAACCTCGGCGATCGTTTCGGTAGGGACTACCGGTGAATCCGCAACGCTGAGCCATGAAGAGCATGGCGACGTGGTGATGATGACGCTGGAACTGGCTGACGGGCGTATCCCGGTTATCGCGGGAACGGGAGCCAATGCAACCGCAGAGGCGATTAGCCTGACCAAACGTTTTAACGACAGCGGCGTAGTCGGCTGCCTGACGGTCACTCCTTATTATAACCGTCCGACCCAGGAAGGCCTGTTCCAGCACTTTAAAGCTATCGCCGAACATACTGACCTGCCGCAAATTCTGTATAATGTGCCGTCCCGTACCGGTTGCGATATGCTGCCGGAAACCGTTGGCCGTCTGGCGCAAATTAAAAATATTGTCGGTATTAAGGAAGCAACAGGGAACTTAAGTCGTGTTCACCAGATCAAAGAGCTGGTTTCAGACGACTTTATTCTGCTGAGCGGTGACGATGCGACCGGTATGGACTTTATGCAGCTCGGCGGCGTGGGCGTGATTTCCGTTACCGCCAACGTGGCGGCGCGCGAAATGGCCGACATGTGCCGTCTGGCGCTGGCGGGTCAATTTGCCGAAGCCCGGGCGATTAACCAGCGTCTGATGCCATTGCATACAAAATTATTTGTCGAACCCAATCCTATCCCGGTGAAATGGGGATGCAAGGCGTTGGGTCTTGTGGCGACCGATACGCTGCGCTTGCCGATGACGCCTATCACCGACCAGGGTCGTGAAGCCGTTACCGCCGCGCTGAAGCATGCCGGTTTGCTGTAAAGTTTAGGGAGATTTGATGGCTTACTCAGTACAGAAGTCGCGCCTGGCGAAGGTTGCGGGTGTTTCGCTGGTTCTACTCCTCGCGGCCTGTAGTTCCGACTCGCGCTATAAGCGTCAGGTGAGCGGTGATGAGGCCTATTTACAGGCGTCACCGTTGAGCGAACTTCACGCGCCGGCGGGGATGATCCTGCCGATTCAGGTGGGTGATTACAATATTCCGGTGGCCAACAGCACCGGCGCGGTCGGCAAGGCGCTGGACATTCGCCCGCCGGCGCAGCCGCTGGCATTGGTTAGCGGC is part of the Klebsiella quasipneumoniae subsp. quasipneumoniae genome and encodes:
- the dapA gene encoding 4-hydroxy-tetrahydrodipicolinate synthase, with amino-acid sequence MFTGSIVALVTPMDENGNVCRTSLKKLIDYHVANGTSAIVSVGTTGESATLSHEEHGDVVMMTLELADGRIPVIAGTGANATAEAISLTKRFNDSGVVGCLTVTPYYNRPTQEGLFQHFKAIAEHTDLPQILYNVPSRTGCDMLPETVGRLAQIKNIVGIKEATGNLSRVHQIKELVSDDFILLSGDDATGMDFMQLGGVGVISVTANVAAREMADMCRLALAGQFAEARAINQRLMPLHTKLFVEPNPIPVKWGCKALGLVATDTLRLPMTPITDQGREAVTAALKHAGLL